GGTGTGGTCCACACCATACCCAATGAAAAATCTAGTTgtacaaacaaacatacattcatattaaataaacaagTGATCAATGTACTGTAATATGATAAACAGTGTACTTATTACAAATTGTGGTGTTACTGACTTGCAGTTATCAAGTAATTTGCGTCACATTATTAAATATTTCACATTTTCCATTTTATAAGATGTTTCAGCTAAAgatacatataataaaatatttcacatttttataaaaaacaatttatttttagtataaaatcaaccaattatataaacatatatatatatatatatatcaatataaatGATCCAAAAATGTttagtatatttaaatttgtatagaaaactttttcaaaaaaatataaaaataaagaaaaattcctAGACATCTTATAAATAAAACAGGACAGAAAATACTATATTATCAAGTCaatcattttcaatattttcgctcgatttgtttatatatttttagtagtTTATACATCCCAGCTTGAccatttttggtttaatttagtttctacgttgttttttctttaagtaATGCATGtatgatgtttttcttttttttttttttttttttttttttNTGCTAATTCAGGGGTAATCCTAAGCCTACATAGGCCCAGACTAATCTCCTGGGAAAAGGGCAACCCATGGGTAGGCCCTCTTCCAGGTATTCAAATGGGTCGAAAGCAAGGATCCATACACATGTGGGTGTCCGAGAATTCGTGAGAAAGTTCCTTCCAGCAGGGTTCGAACTCTGATTGTGTTTGCAACCAGAGCCCGTCCTTACCATTAAGCCACGAAGACCGGGACAATGCATGTATGATGTTTTGGAAAACatttacataatttttgaaCGTGGcaatcaatttaaatataaacataAGTGATAGAGTCTTGAGATCTCCTTTTGTCGAGAAGCCATTTTGACCAAAGAGTCTGCCTCTGCCACTTCATTACATTGGCGGGGAACCGGTTTGAAATCAATACATGCAAAGCTTTTCGCCCAACGACATATGTCCTCAATCAAATTATTCGTGACGGTGTATTCTTTCTTTGCGTTTGGATTAAGTCGGTGAGCTCCTAGCGCAgtctccttccttttttttaccaGGATTAGAACTTGCCACGCCAAACCGATTGTATCGCATGATAGGAAGATTTATACCTTCCGCAGAAATCGATGCAACCTTGATAACTTAGCGCTTCTAGATAGTTGTATATAGGTTTAAAAGTATATCGTCATCGTATATAACTTCCAAGATtagatgaagattttttttttttgtttttttgctttatttgctAAACAGTTTGGATCCGAAATAAACCCAAATTTGGTTCAATTCAGTAACATCCGATTACAAACtcttattagttatttattacTTGGTAAAATGATGTCAGTATATAATTTCTCGAAAAAGAGTTCGGATtgcaaaaaaatggaaataaagagaaagtgaaaaaaaaaaaaagaaggaaatagaGATAAGTAAGTACTCATACGTACTttgtccaaagaaaaagaaaaaataaaataaaactcatacgtacatacagtatatatatataacaagaaagCTTCgacttgattttaaaatattcttctTTAATTCATAATGTGAcactgattaaaaaaaagaaaagaattcttctacaaaataagaaaagaaaaagaaaattaattgcTCAAAGAAAGTGATTAAACACTAAATTTACACGAAGtccttaaaaataaaactcgGAGATCTATCGCATGATCTTACTTGCACGAAACGAAAAGCCCTTAATACACATACACATATCAACACACTTATAGGTATTTGGTGTAatgcatatatgtatgtacataCGGTGCGCAAGTCGCGGACGTCAGGGGTCGAGTGAATCCACGGTAAGGCTGGGCTCATTAGAAGGAGAAAAAGCCAAGAAAACAAGGAGCACCATGAGAAGGAGAGGAAGGAGTAGGAGTGTCGCCGGAGGCGGTGGAAGCGGCGGAAGGAACGGCGgaagaatcagaagaa
The sequence above is drawn from the Camelina sativa cultivar DH55 chromosome 4, Cs, whole genome shotgun sequence genome and encodes:
- the LOC109132721 gene encoding protein ORGAN SIZE RELATED 1-like, which encodes MRVHDQRLRFDVTPKPMGLTGSSLITARSVAVLLFLSLFLLILPPFLPPLPPPPATLLLLPLLLMVLLVFLAFSPSNEPSLTVDSLDP